From Flavipsychrobacter sp., a single genomic window includes:
- a CDS encoding aminotransferase class V-fold PLP-dependent enzyme: MSADLLQQIRALEKASSVLDPDAAKREEVLATTKAYGDQFLSRVTTTPTFIQEGYDDDALGSTDFNSSTGIKKVVDLLEQHMEHPGINTASGGHLGYIPGGGLYAAAIGDYLADVTNKYAGVFYASPGAVRIENSLIEWTGKLVGYEQGFGGNLTSGGSIANLIAVTTARDAKGIKAKDFHRTVIYTTQQAHHCVDKAIIIAGLRECVVRQVPMDKAYRMDVAALQEQINIDVNMGLQPFMVIANAGSTDVGAIDPLMAISEAARKNNLWFHVDGAYGGYFLLLEEQKAKMDGIQYADSIVLDPHKGMFLPYGTGIVLIKEMQHLKNAFAYEANYMQDTNGYDSQLSPAEVSPELSKHFRGLRMWLPLKLYGEQAFKDCLQEKVLLTKYFCQRVQEIGFELCNDPELTVVTYRYVPKAGDVNEFNKKLLELMHKDGRVFISSTNVGGKYVLRFACLSFRTHVEHVDVLIDMLEKGVSQLA, encoded by the coding sequence TTTATACAGGAAGGCTATGATGATGATGCTTTGGGTAGTACAGATTTTAATAGTAGTACGGGTATAAAAAAGGTTGTCGATCTTTTAGAGCAGCATATGGAGCACCCTGGTATCAATACTGCCTCGGGTGGGCACTTAGGTTATATACCAGGAGGAGGATTGTATGCTGCTGCTATTGGCGATTATCTGGCCGATGTGACCAATAAATATGCAGGTGTTTTTTATGCTTCACCGGGAGCGGTACGCATAGAGAACTCATTGATAGAATGGACGGGCAAGTTGGTAGGGTATGAGCAAGGGTTTGGCGGCAACCTTACCTCTGGCGGGAGTATTGCCAACCTAATAGCTGTGACAACAGCACGTGATGCTAAGGGCATCAAAGCCAAAGATTTTCATAGAACGGTTATCTACACTACACAGCAAGCGCACCATTGTGTAGATAAAGCCATCATTATAGCTGGGTTGAGGGAGTGTGTGGTAAGGCAAGTGCCAATGGACAAGGCGTATCGTATGGATGTAGCCGCCTTGCAGGAGCAAATAAATATAGATGTGAACATGGGGTTGCAGCCCTTTATGGTGATTGCCAATGCAGGCAGTACCGATGTAGGAGCAATAGACCCTTTGATGGCGATAAGTGAAGCGGCACGAAAGAATAATTTGTGGTTTCATGTAGATGGGGCCTATGGAGGGTATTTCTTGCTATTGGAAGAGCAAAAGGCAAAAATGGATGGCATACAATATGCGGATAGCATTGTGTTAGACCCACATAAGGGTATGTTCTTGCCTTATGGTACTGGTATTGTGCTCATAAAAGAGATGCAGCATCTAAAAAATGCCTTTGCCTACGAGGCCAACTATATGCAGGATACCAATGGTTATGACAGTCAGCTGTCGCCTGCAGAAGTATCGCCCGAGTTGAGTAAGCATTTCAGAGGGCTGCGCATGTGGTTGCCCTTAAAGCTGTATGGAGAACAAGCGTTTAAAGACTGCCTGCAAGAAAAGGTGTTACTGACCAAGTATTTTTGCCAAAGAGTACAGGAAATAGGTTTTGAGCTCTGCAATGACCCTGAGCTAACCGTGGTCACCTATCGCTATGTGCCTAAGGCTGGGGATGTCAATGAATTCAATAAAAAATTACTAGAACTGATGCATAAAGATGGTAGAGTGTTTATTTCATCTACCAACGTAGGAGGCAAATATGTGTTGCGTTTTGCCTGCTTGTCTTTCCGAACCCATGTGGAGCATGTGGATGTGTTGATAGATATGTTGGAAAAAGGAGTAAGTCAGCTGGCTTAG
- a CDS encoding metal-dependent hydrolase produces MQLTYYGHACFSVVVGGKTLLFDPFISGNDKAQHVDIEQIKADYILQSHGHEDHIADLLPIAKRTGAKVVAMAEIAGWVQAQGYDNVHAMNYGAVDMEFGEVRMVIAGHSSSLPDGSNGGNPAGFVIKPDEGSFYYAGDTCLMMDMQLIPRFATIDFAVMPIGGNFTMNAADAIIASDFIKCDKIIGVHYDTWPPISIDKDKAKQAFTAAGKQLILPEIGETLTV; encoded by the coding sequence ATGCAGTTGACGTATTACGGACATGCTTGTTTTTCGGTGGTAGTTGGTGGTAAAACCCTGCTGTTCGACCCATTTATTTCAGGGAACGACAAGGCGCAACATGTTGACATTGAGCAGATTAAGGCTGATTATATCCTTCAATCTCATGGACATGAAGACCATATTGCCGATTTGTTGCCTATAGCCAAGCGTACAGGTGCCAAGGTAGTGGCCATGGCCGAGATAGCTGGCTGGGTACAAGCACAAGGCTATGATAATGTGCATGCTATGAACTATGGGGCTGTAGATATGGAGTTTGGTGAGGTGCGTATGGTAATAGCAGGGCATAGTAGCTCTCTGCCCGATGGAAGTAACGGTGGCAACCCTGCCGGTTTTGTCATCAAACCAGACGAAGGTAGTTTTTACTATGCCGGAGATACCTGTTTGATGATGGACATGCAGTTGATACCTCGTTTTGCGACTATTGACTTTGCAGTAATGCCGATAGGTGGCAACTTTACCATGAATGCAGCTGATGCCATAATAGCATCGGATTTTATAAAATGTGATAAAATAATTGGTGTGCACTATGATACATGGCCACCAATAAGCATAGATAAAGACAAGGCCAAACAGGCATTTACAGCAGCGGGTAAGCAGCTGATACTACCTGAAATAGGCGAGACATTAACGGTATAA
- a CDS encoding AAA family ATPase, whose protein sequence is MAKIIAIANQKGGVGKTTTAINLAASLAVLEYKTLLVDADPQANSTTGNGFDLRNIQLSLYDCMVNDTDSSQVILETETPNLSLLPSHLDLVGAEIELIHHPNREHVMKQALDHQRDKYDFIIIDCSPSLGLITVNALTAADSVVIPVQCEYFALEGLGKLLNTIKIVQTRINPNLQIEGILMTMYDGRLRLSNQVVEEIKNHFDELVFNTIVHRNTRLGEAPSFGSPALMYDAESTGAINYLNLSKEILQKNNMTKIKNEDKIFEDENVTDQ, encoded by the coding sequence ATGGCGAAAATAATAGCTATAGCAAACCAGAAAGGAGGAGTAGGGAAAACTACTACGGCAATCAACTTGGCAGCAAGTTTAGCAGTGCTGGAGTACAAAACATTATTGGTAGATGCCGACCCTCAGGCAAATAGTACTACAGGTAATGGTTTTGACCTGAGAAATATCCAGTTGAGTTTGTATGACTGCATGGTCAATGACACAGACTCTTCTCAAGTGATATTGGAGACGGAAACACCCAATTTAAGCTTATTGCCATCTCACCTCGATCTGGTGGGTGCGGAGATAGAATTGATCCACCACCCTAATAGGGAGCATGTGATGAAGCAAGCGCTGGATCATCAGCGGGATAAGTATGACTTTATCATTATCGACTGCTCTCCTTCATTGGGCTTGATCACTGTGAATGCATTAACCGCTGCAGATAGTGTAGTGATACCGGTACAGTGTGAATACTTTGCACTGGAAGGTTTGGGTAAATTGTTAAACACGATCAAAATAGTTCAGACAAGAATAAACCCTAACCTACAGATAGAAGGTATCCTGATGACCATGTACGATGGTCGCTTGCGCCTATCTAATCAAGTAGTGGAAGAAATTAAAAACCATTTTGACGAACTCGTATTCAATACTATAGTTCATAGAAATACTCGTCTTGGCGAAGCGCCAAGCTTTGGTTCTCCTGCATTGATGTATGATGCGGAAAGTACAGGTGCTATCAACTACCTGAACTTGAGCAAGGAGATCTTGCAGAAGAATAATATGACTAAGATTAAGAACGAGGATAAAATATTTGAGGACGAAAATGTCACAGACCAATAA
- a CDS encoding ParB/RepB/Spo0J family partition protein, whose protein sequence is MSQTNKKKALGKGIRALLNTIDEEVKDAGAIKNVPPSVSGDNAGSIMRVPVEQIVVNPKQPRRDFDEQALKELSESIKLHDIIQPITVVKLAPNKYQLISGERRWRASKMAGLKDVPAYIRVAEDDQELLELALLENLQREDLNAIEIALSYQQLMDECDLTQEQVAERMKKDRTTVTNYLRILRLPPDIQKSVRDGQLSMGHARAIIGLEQVDEQLYVFREVREKKLSVRQTEQLVKNIASKDGGVTKKAPATKLPPAYKRIEDNMASHFSTRVRLDRKKTGKGTVTIEFYNDEDLERIMEQMKL, encoded by the coding sequence ATGTCACAGACCAATAAGAAAAAAGCATTAGGGAAAGGTATTCGCGCATTATTGAATACCATTGACGAAGAGGTGAAGGATGCGGGTGCGATCAAAAATGTACCCCCTTCAGTATCGGGAGATAATGCGGGTAGCATTATGCGTGTACCTGTAGAGCAGATAGTGGTTAACCCTAAGCAACCGAGAAGAGATTTTGATGAGCAGGCGTTAAAAGAATTGTCGGAGAGTATTAAACTACACGACATCATACAGCCTATTACAGTCGTAAAGCTTGCTCCTAATAAATATCAGCTTATATCGGGCGAGCGTCGTTGGAGAGCTTCCAAAATGGCAGGCTTGAAAGATGTGCCAGCCTATATACGTGTTGCAGAAGACGATCAGGAGTTGTTAGAGTTAGCCCTGTTGGAGAACTTGCAACGTGAAGATCTGAACGCTATTGAGATAGCACTTAGCTACCAGCAGTTGATGGACGAATGCGACTTGACGCAAGAGCAAGTAGCAGAGCGTATGAAGAAAGACCGTACAACGGTGACCAACTACTTAAGAATATTACGTCTGCCACCGGATATACAAAAGTCGGTACGTGATGGGCAATTAAGTATGGGCCATGCAAGAGCTATTATAGGGCTGGAGCAGGTAGATGAGCAACTTTATGTGTTTAGAGAAGTGAGAGAGAAAAAGCTGTCGGTAAGACAAACGGAACAGTTAGTAAAGAATATAGCATCTAAAGACGGAGGAGTGACTAAAAAAGCGCCTGCTACCAAGTTGCCGCCTGCCTATAAGCGTATTGAAGATAATATGGCCTCTCATTTTTCTACAAGAGTAAGGCTGGATAGAAAGAAGACAGGAAAAGGTACAGTTACTATAGAATTTTATAATGACGAAGACCTAGAGCGTATTATGGAACAAATGAAGCTGTAA
- a CDS encoding YkgJ family cysteine cluster protein, with amino-acid sequence MNGVPEDWRKTAEAHQKLYKQMLQKGKKNLILKALPDLHEEAFEQIDCLDCANCCKNYSPRFKKPDIKRIAKVIGMKEGDMILQYLTMDEDGDYVLRQSPCPFLASDNTCDIYEDRPTDCRRYPYTDEDVLLKRVNITLKNATICPATYYVLEKLRAVISK; translated from the coding sequence ATGAACGGTGTACCAGAAGATTGGCGGAAAACAGCAGAAGCGCATCAGAAGTTATATAAGCAAATGCTGCAGAAGGGTAAGAAGAATCTGATCCTCAAAGCATTGCCAGATCTGCATGAAGAGGCATTTGAACAAATAGACTGTTTGGACTGTGCCAATTGTTGTAAAAATTATTCTCCCCGTTTCAAAAAGCCTGATATAAAGCGTATTGCCAAGGTGATAGGCATGAAGGAGGGTGATATGATATTGCAATACCTGACTATGGATGAAGATGGGGATTATGTTTTAAGGCAGTCTCCTTGTCCTTTTTTGGCTAGTGATAATACCTGTGATATTTATGAAGATCGTCCTACGGATTGCAGGAGGTACCCTTATACAGATGAAGATGTATTGCTCAAACGTGTGAACATAACGTTGAAGAATGCAACAATATGCCCGGCTACTTATTATGTATTAGAAAAGCTAAGAGCGGTTATTAGTAAATAA
- a CDS encoding tetratricopeptide repeat protein, whose protein sequence is MAKKYRLSITQILVCLIAFTALSKPLSSQVLAPEQTENKWLALAKQQFLDGHYRAAIQSADKYLSLPSTTNAKQYYKKDEATYYKTVAAIKLNDADGIDHAGDYVYGTANPTYKQRTAFALAQYYFNNNQLGEAIEYYEMAGIANLDNREIADAKFELAYAYFNNNQLEQAAPLLAAIKEIDGKYNIAANYYYGLLAYNNGNYDAALESFKKVEKNPEYESMVPYYIAEIHYFKGEKEKAQKEALRLIQKREKTYYHNELHLLVAQIYFEEGNYDAALPYFEHYYNNTDIIRKEDLYEFAYCYYDASKWEQAIDKLKQLSDTKDSLGQTSMYLLGDCYLKTGDKLSARNAYSICADMPYISAQKEASLFLSAKLSYDLGYNAEAIYYINLLLADFSRSRFADEANTMLSDLLIKTSNYAEAYNALQEVATKTSDYARVSQKVTYGYAMQLLQAGQTAEAEALLNKSLKYPVDNTYTTASNFWKAEIAYQNQQYADVLKHATAYLNNQEGRKWVTYLSPSASEQNILLNMGYASMELGKYDEAQTYFNKSKLLTQQQDSAIAIATTLKEADAVFMQKNYPKAIELYNSVIAANSPEKDYALYQKAIILGLQGQNKEKVTLLQGLVETSKMYAYEARYEMALTYIEEDKYSAAIKTLTPLTEAYDRRNLAPKAWMKIGFSYQQVGQLQKAINAYKAIAEQYPTSEERPPALEALKSLYIQTNQPKAYVQLLKDNNMAEEHQNATDSTYYAAAETQFADNNFEAAITSFQKYIAEFPNGIFITKANYYTAESYKKLNKETEALSYYDAVLANNWSNFSENSALQAAVIAFNNKDYTKATQYYSLLRNSALETESLKIAYNGLMQSYYLQGDLNNAALFADTLSSLPGIDENTLTNINLYKAKAFKEQKDYPAALEAYKKITDAKKADVAAEARYNIAELYFLQGQVTEAEEAASETIKKSLGSDYWVVKSYLLLADVLTSQKDYFNAQATLKSIIKNTKIEELKTIAKDKLSEVKKLDKKESKLSE, encoded by the coding sequence ATGGCAAAAAAATATAGACTGTCGATTACCCAAATACTGGTTTGCTTAATTGCTTTTACCGCATTAAGCAAACCATTGTCGTCTCAAGTATTAGCTCCTGAACAAACAGAAAATAAGTGGTTGGCCCTAGCCAAGCAACAATTTCTAGATGGTCATTACAGAGCTGCCATACAATCTGCCGACAAATACCTTTCACTACCCTCAACTACCAACGCTAAGCAGTACTATAAAAAAGACGAGGCTACTTATTATAAAACAGTAGCCGCTATAAAGCTGAATGATGCTGATGGGATAGACCACGCTGGAGACTATGTATATGGCACAGCCAACCCTACGTATAAACAACGGACAGCATTTGCATTAGCACAATACTACTTCAATAATAATCAGCTTGGTGAAGCTATTGAATATTACGAGATGGCAGGCATTGCCAATCTGGACAATAGAGAAATAGCTGACGCTAAGTTTGAACTTGCCTATGCCTATTTCAATAATAACCAGCTAGAGCAAGCTGCACCATTACTTGCAGCCATCAAAGAAATAGATGGCAAATACAATATTGCTGCCAACTACTACTATGGCCTACTGGCTTATAATAATGGCAACTACGATGCCGCTCTGGAGAGTTTTAAGAAAGTAGAAAAGAACCCTGAATACGAAAGCATGGTTCCTTACTACATTGCGGAGATACATTACTTCAAAGGGGAAAAAGAAAAAGCGCAAAAAGAAGCATTAAGACTAATTCAAAAAAGAGAAAAAACATATTACCACAACGAGCTGCACTTACTAGTAGCTCAGATATATTTTGAGGAAGGCAATTACGATGCTGCACTCCCATACTTTGAGCATTATTATAACAATACCGACATCATCAGAAAAGAAGATCTCTATGAGTTTGCATATTGTTATTATGACGCTAGCAAATGGGAACAAGCCATTGACAAGCTAAAACAACTTAGCGACACCAAAGATTCGTTAGGACAAACCTCTATGTACCTACTTGGTGATTGCTACCTAAAAACAGGCGATAAACTAAGTGCCAGAAATGCTTATAGTATTTGTGCAGACATGCCTTATATATCGGCACAAAAAGAGGCATCTCTATTCTTGAGTGCAAAACTATCTTACGACTTAGGGTATAATGCTGAGGCGATATATTATATCAACTTATTGCTAGCAGACTTTAGTCGATCTCGTTTTGCCGACGAAGCCAATACCATGCTTTCTGACCTGCTGATAAAAACCAGCAACTATGCAGAGGCCTACAATGCGCTGCAAGAAGTAGCCACTAAAACTTCTGACTATGCTCGGGTATCGCAGAAGGTAACCTATGGCTATGCCATGCAACTTTTGCAAGCAGGACAAACTGCTGAAGCGGAAGCACTACTCAACAAATCTTTGAAATACCCTGTAGATAATACCTACACAACAGCTAGTAATTTCTGGAAAGCAGAAATTGCCTACCAAAATCAGCAGTATGCAGATGTTCTAAAACATGCTACTGCTTACCTGAACAACCAAGAGGGTAGAAAGTGGGTTACCTACTTAAGCCCTTCGGCTTCTGAACAAAACATATTGCTCAACATGGGCTATGCCTCTATGGAGCTTGGTAAATATGATGAGGCTCAGACTTATTTCAATAAGTCTAAACTCTTAACACAACAACAAGACTCAGCTATTGCCATTGCTACTACGTTGAAAGAGGCAGATGCAGTGTTCATGCAGAAGAACTACCCTAAAGCCATTGAGCTTTATAATAGTGTGATTGCTGCCAATAGCCCTGAAAAGGATTACGCCTTATATCAAAAGGCTATTATTTTAGGCTTACAAGGTCAAAACAAAGAAAAAGTGACCTTATTACAAGGATTGGTTGAGACCTCTAAAATGTATGCTTACGAGGCGAGATATGAAATGGCGTTGACCTATATAGAAGAAGATAAATATAGCGCTGCTATAAAAACATTAACTCCTCTGACCGAAGCTTACGACCGCAGGAATCTTGCACCGAAAGCATGGATGAAAATAGGCTTCTCGTATCAACAGGTAGGTCAACTTCAGAAAGCTATAAATGCCTACAAAGCAATAGCAGAACAATACCCTACATCAGAAGAAAGACCACCAGCATTGGAAGCGCTAAAGAGTTTATACATACAAACCAATCAGCCTAAAGCCTACGTACAGTTGCTTAAAGACAACAATATGGCTGAGGAGCACCAGAACGCTACCGACTCTACTTATTACGCTGCAGCGGAAACTCAGTTTGCTGATAACAATTTTGAAGCTGCCATTACCTCTTTTCAAAAATATATAGCTGAGTTCCCAAATGGCATATTCATTACCAAGGCCAACTATTATACGGCAGAGTCTTATAAAAAGTTAAACAAAGAGACTGAAGCGCTATCTTATTACGATGCTGTTTTAGCGAATAACTGGAGCAATTTCTCTGAAAACAGTGCTCTGCAAGCAGCTGTTATTGCCTTCAATAATAAAGACTATACAAAGGCCACTCAATACTACTCGCTACTTCGCAATAGTGCTTTGGAAACAGAGAGCTTGAAAATAGCTTACAATGGCTTGATGCAGAGCTACTATCTACAAGGAGACCTAAATAATGCTGCGCTCTTTGCCGACACATTATCTTCTTTGCCTGGCATAGATGAAAATACCTTAACCAACATAAACCTATACAAAGCCAAAGCGTTCAAAGAGCAAAAAGACTACCCTGCAGCGCTGGAAGCCTACAAGAAGATAACCGATGCCAAAAAAGCAGACGTAGCAGCAGAAGCGAGATATAACATTGCCGAGCTATACTTCTTACAGGGGCAGGTAACTGAAGCAGAGGAAGCCGCTAGTGAAACGATAAAAAAATCATTGGGTAGCGACTACTGGGTAGTTAAGTCTTACTTATTGCTGGCAGATGTTTTAACCAGTCAGAAAGATTACTTCAATGCGCAAGCAACATTGAAGAGTATCATAAAAAACACTAAGATCGAAGAGCTAAAAACAATAGCAAAAGACAAGCTTAGTGAAGTGAAGAAATTAGATAAAAAGGAAAGTAAATTATCTGAATAA